From a single Plasmodium yoelii strain 17X genome assembly, chromosome: 9 genomic region:
- a CDS encoding GTPase-activating protein, putative: MRINFFKEKNKIKLNKNHNFDSDNTFSNENPESNKCLASISDDEYDHYGFEKSREAISVEDIDKEALEKRKRKIEKKWQQYFTVKRDIKKNYYLKKLIRKGIPDKFRMNIWPYLLGSVVLYTKYPTIYERCLNSEIEPKVLSQIELDMLRTFPHNKNYQLNAQGLTKLRNVLRAFAIYKPKINYCQSMNFIAAITLLFLKEELAFWSIVQLIDSDYSHKKINISDYYNHEMRGLRRDIIVIEELIKIKFPNIYMHMKEFDVDVSWICSEWLLCLFCTAFPITTTLRIWDCLFYEGDKILFRIVLALFKMNQEKLIKSNSLESILYLFKESTKNMVESDKLMHTAFKEIGSLKKKKIKKLRMKADDIIKRTVP; the protein is encoded by the exons atgagaataaaTTTCTtcaaagaaaaaaacaagattaaattaaataagaACCATAATTTTGATTCAGATAACACTTTTTCGAATGAAAACCCTGAATCAAATAAATGTTTAGCTTCCATTAGtg aTGATGAATATGATCATTATGGATTTGAGAAAAGTAGAGAAGCAATTTCTGTGGAAGATATTGATAAGGAAGCACTAGAAAAGAGAAAGAggaaaattgaaaaaaa ATGGCAACAATATTTTACAGTTAAGagagatataaaaaaaaattactatctAAAAAAACTAATTCGAAAAGGGATCCCCGATAAATTTAG AATGAATATATGGCCTTACCTTTTGGGTAGTGTGGTTTTATATACAAAGTACCCAACAATATACGAAAg ATGCTTAAATAGTGAAATCGAACCGAAAGTTCTTAGCCAGATTGAATTGGACATGCTTCGGACTTTTccacataataaaaat TATCAATTAAATGCTCAAGGGCTAACTAAACTGAGGAATGTGTTACGGGCATTTGCCATATATAAGCCcaaaattaattattgccag AGTATGAATTTTATCGCGGCTAttactttattatttttaaaagaagAACTAGCATTTTGGTCTATTGTCCAATTAATTGATTCAGATTATtcacacaaaaaaataaacattagTG attattataatcatgaAATGAGAGGATTACGAAGagatattattgttatagaagaattaattaaaataaaatttccgAATATCTACATGCATATGAA AGAATTTGATGTTGATGTATCTTGGATATGCTCTGAGTGGCTCTTGTGCTTATTTTGCACAGCCTTTCCG ATTACAACCACCTTACGAATTTGGGATTGCCTATTCTATGAGGGTGATAAAATACTTTTCCGAATTGTTTTAGCTCTATTTAAAATGAACCAAGAAAAGTTAATTAAATCAAATTCATTAGAATCCAtcttatatttattcaaaGAATCTACTAAAAATATG GTGGAATCTGATAAATTAATGCATACCGCTTTCAAGGAAATAGggtcattaaaaaaaaaaaaaatcaaaaaattaaGGATGAAAGCTGATGATATTATTAAGAGAACTGTCCCTTaa
- a CDS encoding rhomboid protease ROM1, putative, producing the protein MSNIHTLAEYRDVDGENLPFNRTPGYYASQSSFIQRSKPIDVVNLIFPHFTWKSFVIAVSIIQIIVFIISLSINPGEFLTPSGSTLITLGANVGSKIKNGEIHRLILPIFLHANIFHTFFNVFFQLRMGFTLEKNYGILQVAILYFVSGIYGNILSSSVTYCTIKVGASTSGMGLLGIVASELMLLWHIIRHRERVVFNILFFTLISILYYFTFNGSNIDHVGHLGGLLSGISIGMLYNEKMENKPTWYNNVKIASYVCLVLLAIIPTVVLFAVPRTC; encoded by the exons ATGAGTAACATCCATACATTAGCAGAGTATAGGGATGTGGATGGCGAGAATCTCCCATTCAATAGAA cACCAGGGTATTATGCGTCGCAGAGTAGTTTTATTCAAAGATCAAAACCTATTGACGTGGTTAACTTGATTTTCCCCCATTTTACATGGAAAAGTTTTGTCATAGCTGTTTCCATAATACAGATTATCGTTTTTATAATATCTCTTAGTATAAATCCTGGAGAATTTTTAACTCCTTCTG GCAGCACATTAATAACACTAGGAGCAAATGTTggatcaaaaataaaaaatggagaaaTACATAGATTAATATTGCCTATATTTTTGCATGCAAATATATTTcacacattttttaatgtgtTTTTTCAATTAAGAATGGGATTTACtcttgaaaaaaattatggaaTATTACAAGTTgcgattttatattttgtatcgGGGATATATGGAAATATACTATCATCATCTGTTACATATTGTACAATAAAAGTGGGTGCAAGTACATCAGGCATGGGGTTATTAGGAATAGTAGCATCCGAACTAATGTTGTTATGGCATATTATTAGACATAGAGAAAGAGTAGTATTTAATATCTTGTTTTTTACGTTAAtttccattttatattattttaccTTTAATGGATCAAATATAGATCATGTTGGTCATTTAGGAGGTCTTTTATCTG GTATATCTATTGGAATGCTTTATAATGAGAAGATGGAAAACAAACCAACATGGTATAATAATGTAAAGATTGCTTCTTATGTATGTTTAGTGCTGCTAGCTATAATCCCAACTGTTGTTTTGTTTGCTGTTCCTCGTACATGCTAG
- a CDS encoding dynein light chain Tctex-type, putative has protein sequence MMEGIKKTTPSNLDINENEQNNKDENKVDMNGFCFFVNTCEEKLNEFLENYFCNKTHEELKYTEENQGANKCINNYSEKNNNNAENNDSYISSHNVSSNTIDNGDNSDNDSSNENEKNYEKKIIKSNYDRIAINLVDTVEQFMEPYVNERYKIIVHAIIGENKKQGIHIASKSLWNVETDNYISAKYVNDFIFVTVMVFLLYNE, from the exons ATGATGGAAGGGATCAAAAAAACTACGCCATCAAATCTGGATATTAATGagaatgaacaaaataataaagatgaaAACAAAGTAGATATGAATgggttttgtttttttgtaaaCACATGCGAAGAAAAATTAAACGAGTTTttggaaaattatttttgtaataaaaCACATGAAGAATTAAAATATACTGAAGAAAATCAAGGAGCCAACAAATGTATTAATAACTatagtgaaaaaaataataataatgcagaaaataatgatagtTATATTTCAAGTCATAACGTCAGTAGTAACACTATTGACAATGGAGACAATAGTGATAATGATTCttcaaatgaaaatgaaaaaaattatgaaaaaaaaattattaaaagtaATTATGACAGGATTGCCATAAATTTGGTTGATACAGTGGAGCAATTTATGGAACCTTATGTAAATGAGAGATACAAAATTATTGTTCACGCTATTATtggtgaaaataaaaaacaaggg ATACATATCGCGTCCAAATCGCTTTGGAATGTCGAAACGGATAATTATATTTCCGCAAAATATGTTaacgattttatttttgttactGTTATGGTTTTCCTTTTGTATAACGAGTAA
- a CDS encoding mitogen-activated protein kinase 2, putative — MLKKKKECSGIEREEKNTKKKNNASECLSMQNDDSTYIDSNEEDKNGEYINENTKENIKNNDNINKKSDEKEYNASETKKTNNNEKNKNNSNNKTSKINDEKGKDEKINIKEAIIKNVRVPDNYIIKHLIGRGSYGYVYLAYDKNTEKNVAIKKVNRMFEDLIDCKRILREITILNRLKSDYIIRLYDLIIPEDLLKFDELYIVLEIADSDLKKLFKTPIFLTEEHIKTILYNLLLGEKFIHESGIIHRDLKPANCLLNQDCSVKVCDFGLARTINSEKDVNIVNDLEENEEPGPHNKNLKKQLTSHVVTRWYRAPELILLQENYTKSIDIWSTGCIFAELLNMLQSHINDPTNRFPLFPGSSCFPLSPDRNSKKVHEKSNRDQLNIIFNIIGTPTEDDLKNIKKPEVIKYIKLFPHRKPINLKQKYPSISDDGINLLESMLKFNPNKRITIDQALDHPYLKDVRKKNLENFSTKKIILPFDDWMILSETQLRYIFLKEVQSFHPELVIPSAFTIHESNFYNNEEPSS; from the coding sequence atgttgaaaaaaaaaaaagaatgcTCTGGAATTGAAAGAgaggaaaaaaatacaaaaaaaaaaaacaatgctTCAGAATGTTTAAGCATGCAAAATGATGATAGCACATATATAGATAGCAATGAAGAAGATAAAAATGGGGAATACATAAATGAGAAcacaaaagaaaatataaaaaataacgacaatattaataaaaagtcTGACGAAAAGGAATACAACGCATCCGAGACAAAAAAAACCAATAATAAcgagaaaaacaaaaataatagtaacaATAAAACTAGCAAAATAAATGATGAGAAAggaaaagatgaaaaaataaatataaaagaagctattataaaaaatgtgcgTGTACCAGATAATTACATAATTAAGCATTTAATAGGAAGAGGGTCGTATGGGTATGTATATTTAgcttatgataaaaatacagAAAAAAATGTTGCAATAAAAAAGGTAAATCGAATGTTTGAAGATTTAATTGATTGTAAAAGAATATTAAGAGAAATAACAATTTTGAATAGGCTAAAAAGtgattatattataagaTTATATGATTTAATAATACCTGaagatttattaaaatttgatgaattatatatagtattagaaatAGCTGATtcagatttaaaaaaattatttaaaaccCCAATATTTTTGACAGAAgaacatataaaaactatattatataatttattattaggTGAAAAATTTATTCACGAATCAGGTATTATCCATAGAGATTTAAAACCAGCTAACTGTTTATTAAACCAAGATTGTTCTGTTAAAGTATGTGATTTTGGTTTAGCTAGAACGATAAATAGTGAAAAAGATGTTAATATAGTAAATGAtttagaagaaaatgaagaaccAGGAccacataataaaaatttaaaaaaacaattaactAGCCATGTAGTTACTAGATGGTATAGAGCCCCTGAATTAATATTGTTACAAGAAAATTATACTAAATCTATAGATATATGGTCTACTGGTTGTATTTTTGCAGAACTATTAAATATGTTACAAAGCCATATTAATGATCCCACTAATAGATTTCCTTTATTTCCAGGATCTTCTTGTTTTCCACTATCTCCAGACCGTAATTCAAAAAAAGTACATGAGAAAAGTAATAGAGaccaattaaatattatttttaatatcatagGTACACCTACAGAAGATGatcttaaaaatattaaaaaacctgaagttataaaatatattaaattgttCCCGCACAGAAAACCTATAAATCTAAAGCAAAAATACCCATCTATTTCAGATGATGGAATCAATTTATTAGAATCAATGTTAAAATTTAATCCAAATAAAAGAATCACAATTGACCAAGCTTTAGATCATCCTTATCTAAAAGAtgttagaaaaaaaaatttagaaaatttctcaacaaaaaaaattattcttCCTTTTGATGATTGGATGATTTTATCTGAAACACAATtgagatatatatttttaaaagaagTGCAATCCTTTCATCCTGAATTAGTTATACCTTCTGCATTTACTATACACGAAAGTAATTTCTATAACAATGAGGAACCTAGtagttaa